Proteins co-encoded in one Deltaproteobacteria bacterium genomic window:
- a CDS encoding CHASE2 domain-containing protein, giving the protein MFKLTAQTRAGKITAGLLIGLLVGMLTLGLDASGLLEGYSLKTLDLLFQKALPSQPGHADIVIIEVDQASLEFYQNQGITWPWPRQMYGPIIDYCRLAGAQAIIFDVLFTESSSYGLDDDLRLAHSLSQAGNGFLAMFLTRNPRENNAPDQDWLQSQSLTVAGVPPMVNPGYRSVILPIPSLRKAAAALGNVECCPDNDGVYRRLPVLVPFQGQWCPQLAMSAFLYQRQPLTLTWQPDGLMIKGAAGSEANQPSSAELIPLLPDGKLLLKYRPGARPYRRYPAANVIQSYVQSQAGQKPLHPLSEFSQKWVLVGFTAPGLYDLKPTPLSPIYPGVAIQATLLDNLLTRDFLIPMGRGGALMLTLGLGLASALTVLWVPALWLTLLSLIGYLVLTITLAVVLFVSGVWMDAVPPLVAVVFGFGVSAAYSYSTEGRQKRAIRRMFAHYMSEALIQDLVKNPGKLRLGGERREMTIFFSDLAGFTGISEGLSPEALVPLLNEYLTRMTDIIMASGGIIDKYEGDAIMAFWGAPVFQPDHAGRACLAALEQQRQLELLRSQWQARGLPNFAARMGINTGEVVVGNLGSDTRFDFTVIGDAVNLASRLEGANKSYNTTILISETTAEQAAAQVELREIDLIAVKGRAAPVRVYEVLAPKGQIVAEMVQVRELFAQGLARYRQQRWAEAQELFQQVLDHRPGDGPAQVFLARCQRLSGQDLGPDWDGVFRLTSK; this is encoded by the coding sequence ATGTTTAAACTCACGGCTCAAACCCGGGCGGGTAAAATAACCGCAGGTCTGCTGATCGGTCTGCTGGTCGGGATGCTGACCCTGGGTTTGGACGCCAGCGGTCTATTAGAAGGTTATAGCCTCAAAACCCTGGATCTGTTATTTCAGAAGGCTCTGCCTTCCCAGCCGGGTCACGCCGATATCGTCATAATTGAAGTGGACCAGGCCAGCCTGGAATTTTATCAGAACCAGGGCATCACCTGGCCCTGGCCCCGGCAGATGTATGGGCCGATCATAGACTATTGCCGCCTGGCGGGGGCTCAAGCGATCATTTTTGATGTTTTGTTTACTGAGAGCTCATCCTATGGCCTGGACGATGACCTGAGGTTGGCCCACAGCCTGAGCCAGGCGGGAAATGGGTTTCTGGCGATGTTTCTCACTCGCAACCCCAGGGAAAACAACGCCCCAGATCAAGACTGGCTGCAAAGCCAGAGCCTGACCGTGGCCGGGGTGCCGCCGATGGTCAATCCAGGCTATCGTTCGGTCATTCTACCCATTCCATCTTTGCGGAAGGCCGCGGCGGCCCTGGGCAATGTCGAGTGTTGTCCGGATAATGACGGGGTTTATCGACGCCTGCCGGTCCTGGTCCCTTTTCAGGGACAATGGTGCCCGCAACTGGCGATGTCAGCCTTCTTATACCAACGCCAGCCGCTTACCCTGACCTGGCAGCCGGATGGCCTGATGATCAAAGGCGCGGCAGGCTCGGAGGCAAATCAACCGTCGTCCGCCGAATTGATTCCGCTATTGCCCGACGGCAAATTACTGCTCAAGTATCGTCCTGGGGCGCGGCCTTATCGGCGCTATCCGGCAGCCAATGTGATTCAATCATATGTCCAATCCCAGGCCGGGCAGAAGCCTTTGCATCCCTTAAGCGAATTTTCCCAGAAATGGGTGCTGGTCGGGTTCACTGCTCCCGGCCTCTATGACCTCAAGCCCACGCCCTTGTCACCCATATATCCCGGGGTCGCCATTCAGGCTACCTTGTTGGATAACTTGTTAACCCGCGACTTCCTGATACCGATGGGAAGGGGAGGGGCCCTAATGCTGACCCTGGGGTTAGGCCTGGCCTCGGCTCTGACCGTGTTATGGGTTCCGGCGTTGTGGCTGACCTTGCTGTCGCTGATCGGTTATCTGGTGCTGACCATAACCCTGGCAGTGGTGTTGTTTGTCAGCGGGGTGTGGATGGATGCGGTGCCCCCCCTGGTAGCGGTGGTGTTTGGTTTCGGAGTGAGCGCGGCTTACAGCTATTCCACCGAAGGCCGGCAAAAACGTGCTATCCGGCGCATGTTTGCTCATTACATGTCCGAGGCCCTGATTCAGGATCTTGTCAAAAATCCGGGTAAACTGCGGTTGGGCGGGGAACGCCGGGAGATGACCATATTTTTTTCCGATCTGGCCGGTTTTACCGGCATCTCTGAGGGGCTCAGCCCCGAAGCGCTGGTTCCCCTGCTTAATGAATACCTGACCCGGATGACTGACATCATTATGGCCAGTGGAGGCATCATCGATAAATACGAGGGTGACGCCATTATGGCCTTCTGGGGGGCTCCGGTTTTCCAGCCGGACCACGCCGGCCGCGCCTGCCTGGCGGCCCTGGAACAGCAACGGCAGCTTGAATTGTTGCGCTCCCAGTGGCAGGCTCGAGGATTACCCAACTTTGCCGCCCGCATGGGCATCAATACCGGGGAGGTAGTGGTCGGCAACCTGGGGTCGGATACCCGCTTCGATTTCACTGTTATTGGCGACGCGGTCAATCTGGCTTCCCGGCTGGAAGGGGCCAATAAAAGTTATAATACGACCATCCTGATCAGCGAAACCACGGCGGAACAGGCCGCGGCCCAGGTGGAGTTGCGAGAGATCGACCTGATTGCGGTCAAAGGTCGGGCGGCTCCGGTCCGGGTCTATGAGGTGTTGGCTCCGAAAGGACAGATAGTCGCAGAAATGGTCCAGGTCCGTGAACTCTTTGCCCAGGGGCTGGCCCGATACCGTCAGCAACGCTGGGCTGAGGCCCAGGAGTTGTTTCAGCAGGTGCTGGACCACCGCCCGGGCGATGGTCCGGCTCAGGTGTTTTTGGCAAGGTGTCAGCGTCTGAGTGGGCAGGATCTGGGTCCGGACTGGGACGGGGTCTTCCGCCTGACCAGCAAATAG
- the hpt gene encoding hypoxanthine phosphoribosyltransferase: protein MTGQKRLLLSKQVIDQRVRQLAAQISQDYAGKNVLLIGILKGVFIFMADLVRALEYPVEVDFVRLRSYGAGSESAGEVWISKDIELPIRDRHVLVVEDIIDVGLTLDFLIGHLRSHRPKSLKICCLIDKKERRQVEVPLDYVGFVVEKGFLVGYGLDCGEQHRTYPEVYELEL from the coding sequence ATGACCGGTCAGAAACGCCTGCTGCTCTCCAAGCAAGTCATTGATCAGCGGGTCCGTCAACTAGCCGCGCAGATCAGCCAGGATTATGCTGGGAAAAATGTTCTCCTGATCGGCATTTTAAAGGGTGTGTTCATCTTTATGGCTGATTTGGTGCGGGCCCTGGAATACCCGGTAGAGGTAGATTTTGTCCGTTTGCGAAGCTATGGGGCAGGCTCCGAATCGGCCGGTGAAGTATGGATCAGTAAGGACATCGAGCTTCCCATTCGCGATCGGCATGTCCTGGTCGTAGAGGACATTATCGATGTGGGCTTGACCCTGGATTTCTTGATCGGCCACCTGCGGAGCCACCGCCCCAAATCTTTAAAAATCTGTTGTCTGATTGATAAAAAAGAGCGCCGCCAGGTAGAGGTCCCCCTGGATTACGTTGGCTTCGTGGTCGAGAAGGGTTTTCTGGTCGGCTATGGGTTGGATTGCGGCGAGCAGCACCGCACCTATCCCGAGGTCTATGAGCTGGAACTTTGA
- a CDS encoding Ppx/GppA family phosphatase, whose amino-acid sequence MTDPITGLTELNKAASLIAAIDIGSLTIRLAIAEVGVDPPDLRLIHTKREITHLGQGLVQTGNLAPEAVDLSLAVLAEFVRDLRQFKVVASRAVATQAVRQARNRQAFLDQICRQTGLGVEVLSPAQEARLSLAGVLSVLTPADEVDRPLVVFDVGGGSTEWALVIPGQDMCFASLPLGVSTLTQRWLASDPPGNAELAALRTAIRHQLEQLPGVYFADYLLRTQPRLVGTAGTVTTLAAMSLGMTVYEPSRINNLVLTRATVDRLSGQLTVLTEAERARLPGLEPGKAGVIVAGALIIQKILEFFQQASLVVIDAGLLEGLLLQIAKEISFPKNSDKIEKIICAGEKLNDPRSEHHRV is encoded by the coding sequence TTGACTGATCCCATAACTGGATTAACCGAGCTTAATAAAGCAGCGTCGCTGATCGCGGCCATCGATATCGGCAGCCTGACCATTCGCTTGGCCATCGCCGAGGTCGGGGTTGATCCTCCAGATCTTCGGCTAATCCATACTAAACGGGAAATTACTCACCTGGGTCAGGGTCTGGTGCAGACTGGGAATCTGGCGCCGGAGGCCGTAGACCTAAGCCTGGCAGTATTGGCCGAGTTTGTCCGGGACCTTAGACAATTCAAAGTTGTCGCCAGTCGCGCGGTGGCCACCCAGGCGGTCCGCCAGGCCCGGAATCGCCAGGCCTTTTTAGATCAGATTTGCCGGCAGACCGGTCTGGGGGTGGAGGTTCTCAGTCCGGCACAGGAAGCCCGACTCAGCCTGGCCGGAGTGCTCTCGGTTCTGACCCCGGCAGATGAAGTTGATCGGCCCTTGGTGGTTTTCGATGTCGGTGGGGGGAGCACTGAGTGGGCCTTAGTTATTCCAGGCCAGGATATGTGTTTTGCCAGCCTGCCGCTGGGCGTTTCAACCCTGACCCAGAGGTGGTTGGCTAGCGACCCACCGGGCAATGCTGAGCTGGCGGCGCTGAGAACCGCGATCAGGCATCAGCTTGAGCAGTTGCCCGGAGTCTATTTTGCCGACTATCTGCTCAGGACCCAGCCGCGATTAGTGGGGACGGCCGGGACCGTGACCACTTTAGCGGCGATGTCGTTAGGGATGACGGTTTATGAGCCCTCCCGGATCAATAACCTGGTTCTAACCCGAGCCACCGTGGACCGTCTGAGCGGCCAATTAACGGTCCTGACTGAGGCGGAGCGGGCCCGTCTCCCCGGCCTGGAGCCCGGCAAGGCTGGGGTGATCGTAGCAGGGGCCTTGATTATTCAAAAAATCCTGGAGTTCTTCCAACAAGCCTCTCTGGTAGTGATTGACGCCGGCCTACTGGAAGGATTGCTGTTGCAGATTGCCAAGGAAATTTCTTTTCCCAAAAATTCTGATAAAATTGAAAAGATTATATGTGCAGGAGAAAAATTAAATGACCCAAGATCGGAGCATCACCGAGTATAA
- the guaB gene encoding IMP dehydrogenase, with product MEPCPEKIEIISGYTFDDLLLIPGPSEVLPNEINLETRLTRNLALNIPLVSAAMDTVTESETAICIARQGGIGIIHKNMSIEAQALEVEKVKKSESGMILDPVTIGPEAKIATVLELMQRYRISGIPVVEGHRLVGIVTNRDLRFETNFDQKVKEVMTSEGLVTASPGITLEESKALLHQHRIEKLLVVDDDYNLKGLITIKDIEKVRKYPQACKDEFGRLRVGAAVGVGADREARIEALLKAGADVIVIDTAHGHSRGVLEATRASKREFPQIELIAGNVATEEGARDLMLAGADGVKVGVGPGSICTTRMVAGVGLPQMTAIMNCSRASRHYEVPLIADGGIKFSGDITKAIAAGAHSVMIGGLFAGTEESPGEMVIFQGRSYKVYRGMGSLEAMKEGSRDRYGQEYIELESKLVPEGIVGRVPYRGKLADLIYQLMGGLRSGMGYVGCASIPELMAKARFLRITPAGLRESHVHDVIIMKEAPNYRLD from the coding sequence ATGGAACCGTGCCCCGAGAAAATAGAGATAATTTCTGGTTATACCTTTGATGATTTGCTTCTGATTCCCGGGCCCTCGGAAGTGTTGCCCAATGAGATCAATCTTGAGACCAGGCTGACCCGGAACCTCGCACTCAATATTCCCCTGGTGAGCGCGGCCATGGATACGGTGACCGAATCCGAAACCGCCATCTGTATTGCTCGCCAGGGGGGCATCGGCATAATCCATAAGAATATGAGTATCGAGGCCCAGGCGCTGGAGGTCGAAAAGGTCAAAAAATCGGAAAGCGGTATGATTCTCGATCCGGTGACCATTGGACCGGAAGCCAAAATCGCCACGGTCCTGGAACTGATGCAACGTTATCGCATCTCTGGCATCCCGGTGGTCGAAGGCCACCGTCTGGTGGGGATCGTTACAAATCGGGATCTGCGCTTTGAGACCAATTTTGACCAAAAAGTCAAGGAGGTGATGACCAGCGAGGGCCTGGTGACGGCCTCGCCGGGCATCACCCTGGAAGAATCCAAAGCCTTGCTGCACCAACACCGCATTGAAAAGCTGTTGGTAGTCGACGATGACTATAATCTCAAAGGCCTGATCACCATTAAAGACATCGAAAAGGTCCGCAAGTATCCACAGGCCTGTAAAGATGAATTCGGTCGCCTGCGGGTAGGGGCGGCGGTGGGGGTCGGCGCTGATCGGGAGGCCCGGATTGAGGCTCTGCTCAAGGCCGGGGCCGATGTCATCGTAATCGACACCGCGCACGGCCATTCCCGGGGGGTACTGGAGGCCACCCGGGCCAGCAAGCGGGAGTTCCCCCAGATCGAATTGATTGCCGGCAACGTGGCCACCGAGGAGGGGGCGCGGGACCTGATGCTGGCTGGCGCCGATGGTGTTAAAGTGGGCGTTGGTCCGGGGTCCATCTGTACCACTCGGATGGTCGCCGGAGTGGGACTGCCCCAGATGACCGCCATCATGAACTGCAGCCGGGCGTCTCGCCACTACGAAGTCCCTTTGATCGCTGATGGCGGGATTAAATTTTCCGGAGATATCACCAAGGCCATTGCTGCCGGGGCACATAGTGTGATGATCGGCGGCCTGTTCGCCGGTACCGAAGAGAGTCCAGGAGAAATGGTCATCTTCCAGGGCCGCAGCTATAAGGTTTATCGCGGCATGGGGTCCCTGGAGGCCATGAAGGAAGGCAGCCGCGATCGGTATGGCCAGGAATATATCGAATTGGAATCCAAACTGGTACCCGAAGGTATTGTCGGCCGCGTACCCTACCGGGGCAAGTTAGCCGATCTGATTTACCAACTCATGGGTGGTTTACGTTCGGGCATGGGCTATGTGGGCTGCGCCAGTATCCCGGAATTGATGGCCAAAGCCCGGTTCCTGCGCATCACTCCTGCCGGGCTGAGGGAATCCCATGTCCATGATGTGATCATCATGAAAGAGGCCCCCAACTATCGTTTAGACTGA
- a CDS encoding cupin domain-containing protein, which produces MAKITVEQPSPEQLQSLGVENWSPWECEPSTFDWSYDTDETAYVKEGLVTVRCPDGEAVEIKAGDLVKFPQGLSCTWEVKQTIRKVYKFE; this is translated from the coding sequence ATGGCCAAGATCACGGTGGAACAACCTTCCCCGGAACAGCTGCAATCTTTAGGGGTGGAAAACTGGAGTCCTTGGGAATGTGAACCCAGCACCTTTGATTGGTCTTACGACACCGATGAGACAGCCTATGTCAAGGAAGGCCTGGTCACGGTCCGGTGCCCGGACGGCGAGGCGGTGGAAATCAAGGCTGGTGATTTAGTAAAATTCCCCCAAGGCCTAAGCTGCACCTGGGAAGTGAAGCAAACTATCAGAAAAGTCTATAAGTTCGAGTAA
- the tsaA gene encoding tRNA (N6-threonylcarbamoyladenosine(37)-N6)-methyltransferase TrmO: MKINFKPIGYVRTASQTIPRHWTVSEVTGTLEIDPQYQQGLKDIKPGQRILVIFHFHKSPMFTPQFLTQSPPHRQERLGVFSICSSIRPNPIGLSRVEVLGIEGHVIQVKGLDMLDGTPILDIKPHIEDKHSLPSFPGERRPSTP, from the coding sequence ATGAAGATCAATTTTAAACCCATAGGATATGTGCGCACGGCCTCTCAAACCATTCCCCGCCACTGGACCGTCTCGGAAGTAACCGGCACCTTAGAAATCGACCCTCAATATCAGCAAGGTCTTAAAGATATTAAACCTGGCCAACGGATCCTGGTTATTTTCCATTTCCATAAAAGCCCGATGTTTACCCCCCAATTCCTGACCCAGTCGCCGCCGCATCGACAGGAGCGACTGGGGGTGTTCAGCATCTGCTCCTCCATCCGACCCAATCCCATTGGCCTGTCGCGGGTGGAAGTCTTAGGGATCGAAGGCCATGTAATCCAGGTCAAGGGCTTGGACATGCTGGATGGCACCCCGATTCTGGACATCAAACCCCACATAGAAGACAAGCATAGCTTACCGAGTTTCCCCGGCGAACGGCGGCCTTCTACCCCTTGA
- a CDS encoding methylenetetrahydrofolate reductase C-terminal domain-containing protein, which produces MIIAERKPFDEIKQMINDHNKVLIVGCGTCVAVCLTGGEKEVGILAAELRIALELEDKNIEIGETTVERQCDREFLEAIAGQVEQYDAVISMACGVGVQFLAEMYPEKPVYPAVNTTFLGANEDIGFYTERCSACSTCYLALTGGICPVTMCSKGLLNGPCGGPIDGMCEVDRTRPCAWCQIYERLKQQGRLDLLTRVIPAREFRHKPTRFIHPAYKKKFERPQ; this is translated from the coding sequence ATGATTATTGCTGAGAGAAAACCGTTCGATGAAATCAAACAAATGATCAACGACCATAATAAGGTGCTGATCGTCGGCTGCGGCACCTGCGTGGCCGTCTGCCTGACCGGCGGTGAAAAAGAAGTGGGCATCCTGGCCGCCGAGCTTCGGATAGCCCTGGAACTGGAAGATAAGAATATTGAGATCGGCGAAACCACCGTGGAACGGCAGTGTGATCGGGAATTTCTGGAGGCCATCGCCGGCCAGGTGGAGCAATATGACGCAGTTATTTCCATGGCCTGCGGCGTGGGGGTGCAGTTTCTGGCGGAGATGTATCCGGAAAAACCGGTCTATCCCGCGGTTAATACCACCTTTCTGGGGGCCAACGAAGATATCGGTTTCTACACCGAGCGCTGTTCCGCCTGCAGTACCTGTTATTTAGCCCTTACCGGCGGTATCTGTCCGGTGACCATGTGTTCCAAAGGCCTACTGAACGGCCCCTGTGGCGGCCCGATTGACGGCATGTGTGAGGTGGATCGGACCCGGCCCTGCGCCTGGTGCCAGATTTACGAGCGCTTGAAACAACAGGGACGCCTGGATTTATTGACCAGGGTGATCCCGGCGCGGGAGTTCCGTCACAAACCTACCCGATTTATCCACCCGGCCTACAAGAAAAAATTCGAGCGACCGCAATAA
- a CDS encoding hydrogenase iron-sulfur subunit, translating into MTFNPKIEALICTYCTYTAADMAGAARMQYPPTVRIVKYLCTGRIDILHILKAFEAGADAVMVSGCEVGDCHFLEGNLRAQERVEYTKQLLDEIGIGGERLEMFHIGASDAPKWAEAVRQMTERVQALGPNPLTLKRRAEVQVEEKS; encoded by the coding sequence ATGACCTTCAATCCCAAAATAGAAGCTTTGATCTGTACTTATTGTACCTATACCGCCGCGGATATGGCGGGCGCGGCCCGCATGCAATATCCGCCGACGGTCCGGATTGTAAAATATTTATGCACCGGTAGGATTGATATCCTGCATATACTCAAGGCCTTTGAGGCCGGAGCCGATGCCGTCATGGTGAGTGGCTGCGAAGTCGGGGATTGCCACTTCCTGGAAGGCAATCTTAGGGCCCAAGAACGGGTAGAATATACCAAACAGCTGCTCGATGAAATCGGCATCGGCGGGGAGCGTTTGGAAATGTTTCACATCGGCGCTTCCGATGCTCCCAAATGGGCCGAAGCCGTCCGCCAAATGACCGAACGAGTCCAAGCCCTGGGGCCCAATCCCTTGACCTTAAAGCGCCGGGCAGAGGTCCAGGTTGAGGAGAAGTCATGA